In a single window of the Necator americanus strain Aroian chromosome X, whole genome shotgun sequence genome:
- a CDS encoding hypothetical protein (NECATOR_CHRX.G22831.T1): MGVKVNSRQLHHLRLADDTVLITPSLSQAERMLTEFEETCTCFDLQLNLQKTMSVRNGLVSDPSFTLEGTNISKCTSYVYLGREMNMMNDLTPELGRRR; encoded by the coding sequence atgggagtgaaggttaatagtcggcagctacaccatttgcgcctTGCTGATGACACCGtgctgataacacctagcctcagccaagcggaacgaatgctgaccgaattcgaagAAACATGTACATGCTTCGATCTTCAACTAAATCTGCAGAAGACGATGTCAGTGCGTAACGGATTGGTCTCGGATCCCTCATTCACGCTCGaaggaacgaacatatccaaatgcaccagctacgtttatcttgGTCGTgaaatgaacatgatgaacgacctgacccccgagctgggcaggagaagatga
- a CDS encoding hypothetical protein (NECATOR_CHRX.G22832.T1), whose product MHRAPCTVAHKVAKVNRLRFFGHMLSRPAEVQRVLKSLMGSSWKKPPGRKRKFWTDVVKEDLRTLGVDRQFRRDVRFRRIWNSDEWIDFMQALTEDREGWAELCSRTAHLGEVIASDDDISPPIK is encoded by the coding sequence ATGCACCGTGCACCTTGCACCGTTGCTCacaaagtggctaaagtaaatcgtcttcgtttctttggtcatatgTTAAGCAGACCGGCAGaagttcaacgagttctgaagagtttgatgggttcaagctggaagaagccacctggccgaaaacggaagttctggactgacgtggtgaaagaggacctgaggacactcggcgtggatagacagttcaggcgagacgtaaggtttcgcagaatatggaatagcgacgaatggattgattttaTGCAAGCTCTcacagaagatcgagaaggttgggcagagctgtgttcgaggacggcacacctcggcgaagtaatcgcgtcagacgatgacatcagcccgccgattaagtaa
- a CDS encoding hypothetical protein (NECATOR_CHRX.G22833.T1), with amino-acid sequence MWVSSRPRTGIRVDGQPTELVDEFCYPGLKNNSSYERDVQQTCAKVTSAFNSLTKCLWSTPITNEVKLRVYLSAIRPIVMYGSETWAASQRLWRGLTAWNESWLGGCLATFGLGYATMKISTQKLMWYTGE; translated from the coding sequence atgtgggtctcctcgagacctcggacgggaatcagggtggacggacaaccaactgaactcgtcgatgagttctgttacccgGGCTTGAAGAACAAcagcagctacgagagagatgttcagcaaacaTGCGCTAAGgtcacttctgcatttaattccttaacgaaatgcctgtggtcgacccccatcaccaacgaagtcaagctgcgggtctacctatccgcaattcgccccatcgtgatgtacggatcggagacttgggcagcatcgcaacggttatggagaggattGACTGCATGGAACGAAAGCTGGTTAGGcggctgcttggctacttttggcctagggtatgccacaatgaagatctctacgcagaaattgatgtggtataccggcgaaTGA
- a CDS encoding hypothetical protein (NECATOR_CHRX.G22834.T2), with protein MQLAFLDFEAAFDSFHRGRLPNALRADGVPGKFVRLLDDMNQRTTAAVRTPAGCTTPFEMVTGVGQGAVVGPFLFNFAIDGIMRRTADQRSADIIRTSFNRSRVR; from the coding sequence atgcaactggCGTTTCtagactttgaagccgcgttcgactcttttcaccgaggccgtcttcccaacgcgcttcgcgctgatggagtaccaggaaagttcgttcgcttgcttgatgacatgaatcaacgaacaactgctgcagttcgaacaccagccggatgtacaacaccgtttgaaatggtaactggagtaggacaaggggcagtggtaggacccttcctgttcaatttcgccatcgacggcattatgcgaagaacagcaGATCAGCGTTCTGCCGATATCATCAGAACATCCTTtaaccgatctcgagtacgctga
- a CDS encoding hypothetical protein (NECATOR_CHRX.G22834.T1) encodes MKNGKPGGDDGISAETLRYLSPSGIRGITKIIRSIWIDERIPDSWRNAIRIPLHKKLSVTDPRNNRGISLLRVMYKVLERIILDRLIKHREETTRDKQAGFRPGRSTTGQVFVVRSVIEIWQRHSKPMQLAFLDFEAAFDSFHRGRLPNALRADGVPGKFVRLLDDMNQRTTAAVRTPAGCTTPFEMVTGVGQGAVVGPFLFNFAIDGIMRRTADQRSADIIRTSFNRSRVR; translated from the coding sequence atgaagaatggaaaacctggtggagacgacgggattagcgcagaaacgCTCAGATATCTttctccgtctgggattcgtgggataacaaagatcatccgttcaatatggatagacgaaaggatacctgattcgtggagaaacGCTATCagaattcccctccacaagaagttatccgtcacggaccctaggaataatcgaggaatctctttgctgcgtgttatgtacaaggtattggagcgcattatcctggaccgactcattaaacatcgcgaagaaacaacgcgcgacaaacaagctggctttcgtcctggccgatctacgactgGCCAGGTGTTCGTCGTCAGGAgtgtgatcgaaatctggcagcggcattcgaagccaatgcaactggCGTTTCtagactttgaagccgcgttcgactcttttcaccgaggccgtcttcccaacgcgcttcgcgctgatggagtaccaggaaagttcgttcgcttgcttgatgacatgaatcaacgaacaactgctgcagttcgaacaccagccggatgtacaacaccgtttgaaatggtaactggagtaggacaaggggcagtggtaggacccttcctgttcaatttcgccatcgacggcattatgcgaagaacagcaGATCAGCGTTCTGCCGATATCATCAGAACATCCTTtaaccgatctcgagtacgctga
- a CDS encoding hypothetical protein (NECATOR_CHRX.G22835.T1), with translation MESLATTIRFVTLNCRTLSSELQQAAPSKLLRYLCVPFAALQETRMRDQSVISIENYTIYCSDVDENKIGGCAIAVRNDYKNLVEEFGSTSSRCAFLRLPDRSARKPWIVSAHAPTETAEDNSKDAFYDELNALMSKIPSQQVVIVRIDANAKMGLEQQSNVLGKWYYPVERTSDNGDRLVHLCEQTGLIIASTFKRNHRRHQLTWQGLTLLTPEEQRKRKRILELQLDYVLARNIPQSDIRKSRAVWDVAFDSDHRPVLFSFKIQFHKENRGVPLQLKIGLAGLKDDECRTKFRQRVYIHVGYGPERSLAMQIPSQSASRTLQGKRSRVLLLRKFAFVSAETKSTYNSICVASSAGDFNKETRLRRKLRLPVSTVSS, from the coding sequence atggaatctttggcaacaaccattcgtttcgtcacgctgaactgccgaacactatcgagtgaactccaacaagccgctccaTCCaaacttctgcgatatctctgtgtgccttttgctgcactgcaggaaacacgcatgagagatcagTCCGTCATCAgtatcgaaaattacaccatatactgcagCGATGttgatgagaacaaaataggtggctgcgcgatagctgtgaggaacgattacaagaacttggtggaggaatttggctcaacgtcgtctagatgcgcctttctacgactgccgGATCGCAGTGCACGTAAAccctggatcgtaagtgctcacgcacctacggaaaccgctgaggacaacagtaaggacgccttctatgatgaactcaatgcgttgatgtctaaaataccaagccagcaggtggtcattgtcagaatcgacgcaaatgcgaagatgggactcgaacagcaatccaatgtgctaggaaaatggtattatccagtaGAACGCACATcagacaacggtgaccgtctggtccacttgtgcgaacagacgggcctcatcatcgcttccacgtttaagaggaatcatcgacgccatcagctcacgtggcaggggttaacccttttaacgcctgaagagcagcgcaagcggaagaggATTCTtgagcttcagctcgactacgtcctggcgaggaacattcctcagtcagatattcgaaaatctagagctgtttgggacgtcgcgttcgattctgaccaccgtccagttctcttcagcttcaagatacagTTCCACAAGgaaaaccgaggagttcctcttcaactgaAGATCGgcttggcaggtctgaaagacgatgaatgcagaacaaaattccgccaacgtgtgtatATTCATGTTGGATACGGACCTGAAAGAAGCTTAGCCATgcagattccttcacaaagtgcatccaggacgctgcaagggaaacgctcccgggtTCTATTGTTGCGAAAGTTTGCCTTTgtatctgcggaaacaaaatccacgtacaattctatATGTGTCGCaagcagcgctggtgacttcaacaaGGAAacgcgtcttagaaggaagctgcggcTACCGGtcagcaccgtcagctcctga
- a CDS encoding hypothetical protein (NECATOR_CHRX.G22836.T1), whose amino-acid sequence MLGVSCLTQARDEIRSSLLRQRSKIRDATAFAKGSKIVWIGHVMNFNENRWTRAVSDWVLSILSAPQEGRRPDAQISSRSPSKSIITLFGSHANGGTIGRLWHAIGTYGRITSARLTSSKMNGSQGEKKS is encoded by the coding sequence atgctaggagtatcctgCCTCACACAAGCTAGAGACGAGATTCGAAGTTCCCttctacgtcaacgatcgaagatcagagatgCCACCGCGTTTGCCAAAGGAAGTAAAATAGTGTGGATTGGACATGTGATGAACTTTAACGAGAACCGTTGGACGAGAGCCGTCAGCGACTGGGTCCTCTCAATTTTAAGCGCACCACAGGAAGGCCGCCGACCCGATGCtcaaatttcttcacgaagtccttcaaagagcATTATTACGCTCTTCGGGTCCCACGCGAATGGAGGAACcattgggcgactctggcacgcaaTCGGGACAtatggaagaattactagcGCCCGCttgaccagttcgaagatgaacgggagtcaaggtgagaAGAAGAGCtga